A genomic window from Sulfurospirillum diekertiae includes:
- a CDS encoding ArsS family sensor histidine kinase has translation MIKNSILNKISAIFFLSLFLLAMFFALLLEHQSDKNLENMKQRQIQSVNYLLVMYRNNVQPKDIEEYFNNFGLKKVASKHLRDSVLANGVVIFQKLSPISRFSSIVYNDRYYLFIDNFESSVLLESQDYKNFNESLWVVFVIALLILLYMYVSIFKSIAPLKTLSSQIRKFASGDLSIECQSESNDEIGEVANEFDRAVKKIRDLINSRQLFLRTIMHELKTPIGKGRIVAEMLEDAIAKKRLVGVFGRLDLLIAEFSKIEQLTSQRYELNLKEYSLLHVIDQAIDLLMLDDQKREDQVHVEGDFDFKVTVDFELMALAIKNLMDNAMKHSLNHRVFVKNSGQRLIIANEGEPLKMAIEEYFQPFVSGSKACGSGLGLGLYIVKNIVEQHGLEIAYAYEAGYHHFSIDFSKGFIA, from the coding sequence ATGATTAAAAACTCAATTCTCAACAAGATCAGTGCGATCTTTTTTCTCTCACTTTTTTTACTGGCGATGTTCTTTGCTCTTTTGTTGGAGCATCAAAGCGATAAAAATCTAGAGAATATGAAACAGCGCCAAATTCAATCGGTCAATTATTTGTTAGTCATGTATCGTAACAACGTTCAGCCAAAAGATATTGAAGAGTATTTCAATAATTTTGGACTCAAAAAAGTTGCCAGTAAACATCTGCGTGATTCTGTTCTTGCCAATGGGGTGGTTATTTTCCAAAAACTTTCTCCCATTAGCCGTTTTTCTTCCATTGTGTACAATGACCGTTATTATCTTTTTATTGATAATTTTGAATCCAGTGTTCTTTTAGAGAGCCAAGACTACAAAAATTTTAACGAAAGTTTATGGGTTGTTTTTGTCATTGCGTTGTTGATTTTGCTTTACATGTACGTCTCTATTTTTAAAAGTATTGCACCGCTTAAGACACTCAGTTCGCAAATACGCAAGTTTGCCAGTGGGGATTTAAGCATTGAGTGTCAGAGTGAATCGAATGATGAAATCGGTGAAGTTGCCAATGAGTTTGATCGTGCTGTTAAAAAAATACGCGATCTTATCAATTCCAGGCAGCTTTTTTTACGGACGATTATGCATGAGCTCAAAACGCCGATTGGCAAAGGGCGTATTGTTGCTGAAATGCTTGAGGATGCTATTGCTAAAAAACGATTAGTCGGAGTGTTTGGTAGGCTTGATCTTTTGATTGCCGAATTTTCCAAGATTGAGCAGCTTACATCACAGCGGTATGAACTCAATCTCAAAGAGTATTCGCTTTTACATGTAATCGATCAAGCGATTGATCTTTTGATGCTTGATGACCAAAAAAGAGAAGATCAGGTCCATGTTGAAGGCGATTTTGATTTTAAAGTGACCGTTGACTTTGAGCTTATGGCGTTAGCGATTAAAAACTTGATGGATAACGCGATGAAGCATAGCCTCAATCATCGTGTCTTTGTAAAAAATAGTGGGCAGAGGCTGATTATTGCGAATGAAGGAGAACCTCTTAAAATGGCGATTGAAGAGTATTTTCAACCGTTTGTCTCTGGCTCTAAAGCGTGTGGTAGTGGATTGGGGCTTGGATTGTATATTGTCAAAAATATTGTGGAACAACATGGATTGGAAATAGCATACGCCTATGAAGCAGGCTATCATCACTTTAGCATTGATTTTTCAAAAGGATTTATCGCATGA
- the recR gene encoding recombination mediator RecR translates to MMRGLEKFNKLVDAFEKLPTVGRKSAIRFAYHLVLNDTFSAMKLANAIESAIQSIRKCEQCGALSEHEICDICLDERRDSQKLCIVESAKDIFVLEEHKLFDGHYFVLCDLEEETLSKLEAMVNEDVKEMIFALTPSLASDALILFIEDKLKAYDLHFTKIAQGVPTGVHLENVDMLSLSKALESRTKI, encoded by the coding sequence ATGATGAGAGGGTTAGAGAAGTTTAATAAACTGGTCGATGCCTTTGAAAAACTCCCAACAGTTGGTCGGAAGTCGGCTATTAGATTTGCGTATCATTTAGTTTTAAACGATACCTTTTCTGCGATGAAACTTGCCAATGCCATTGAGAGTGCGATTCAGAGTATTCGAAAATGCGAACAGTGTGGAGCCCTCAGTGAGCATGAAATCTGTGATATTTGCCTTGATGAAAGACGTGATAGTCAAAAGCTCTGCATTGTTGAAAGTGCCAAAGATATTTTTGTGTTAGAGGAGCATAAACTGTTTGATGGGCACTATTTTGTTCTGTGTGATTTGGAAGAAGAAACGCTCAGTAAACTTGAAGCGATGGTCAATGAAGATGTGAAAGAGATGATTTTTGCGCTGACGCCTTCGTTAGCAAGTGACGCGCTTATTTTATTTATCGAAGATAAACTTAAAGCGTATGATCTTCATTTTACAAAAATTGCTCAAGGTGTACCAACAGGTGTGCACCTTGAAAATGTTGATATGCTCTCATTATCGAAAGCTTTGGAATCACGTACTAAAATTTAG
- a CDS encoding sensor domain-containing protein, whose product MSLFSTFFDTLFLSDNTYNALYRFFDDSSSVMLLIDPHSGEIINANKAAAQFYGYPLDRLVGMSVASFNTLPPNEVHQERQRALVEERNYFTFQHKLANNEIKDVEVYSTPITLGKKRVLFSIIHDITMRKETEKQLDAVNENLAKQEILFKQIMDTSSVAIFLVNLEGYIIHANRRMAEMFLYPLEELIGKEYVELIHPSEKEIGRTKMLSLLGSSISSVDLERIYCRNDGTSFWGNLTGKRFYDDKGKELGLVGVLADIDERKYIQECEQHHKQILQMMVNTSPLSTILHVMIGGIESIHHRRIGCSILLFDETITKLTLGATSKELQNLSMSLIKMSQSNTPFLNHLMHLKSEPILLCDMKDQQWCADEEFQCFLSDETQTCWINPIFSALKKPLGLLIICSLQQQNLTPREIKLVEDEVQFIALAIDKSTSDSKVQLAANVFTHAKEGIIITDPQGIILEANEAFIRNSGFEASEIIGHNPRILKSGRHENSFYTQMWHSIFTKGNWQGEIWNRRKDGSLTAEMLNISAVKDSEGEVQHFVALFTDISTIKEHEKALEHLAQHDVLTSLPNRILFWDRLHQAIAEAQRYHTYFAVVYIDLDGFKGVNDTYGHSIGDELLIIVAERITKLIRQNETIARLGGDEFVALLTHLKEPKECEAILVRILETIQEVIVVNGIDLYISASLGVSFYPCDTLEADELILQADKAMYSAKQLGKNNYKFFNETKTD is encoded by the coding sequence ATGAGTCTGTTTAGCACATTTTTTGATACTTTATTTTTATCAGACAACACATATAATGCCCTCTACCGATTTTTTGATGATAGTAGTTCCGTTATGCTTCTCATTGATCCTCACAGCGGAGAGATTATTAACGCCAATAAAGCTGCAGCACAGTTCTATGGGTATCCACTCGACCGTCTTGTGGGAATGTCTGTTGCTTCATTTAACACACTTCCACCCAATGAAGTACACCAAGAACGACAACGTGCTCTGGTGGAAGAGCGTAACTACTTTACCTTTCAACACAAGCTTGCCAACAATGAAATAAAAGATGTTGAAGTTTATTCAACACCTATTACGTTAGGTAAGAAAAGAGTTCTTTTTTCAATCATACATGATATCACTATGCGAAAAGAAACAGAAAAGCAGTTAGATGCAGTCAATGAAAATCTTGCTAAACAAGAAATCCTCTTCAAACAAATCATGGATACCTCTAGTGTTGCGATCTTCTTAGTCAACCTTGAAGGCTATATCATTCATGCCAATCGACGCATGGCTGAAATGTTTTTATACCCTCTTGAGGAACTCATTGGCAAAGAGTATGTTGAACTCATCCATCCCAGCGAAAAAGAGATCGGCCGGACTAAGATGCTATCTCTCCTTGGAAGTAGCATATCATCCGTAGATTTAGAACGAATCTATTGTCGCAATGATGGTACAAGCTTTTGGGGAAATCTCACGGGCAAACGTTTTTACGATGATAAAGGTAAAGAACTAGGGCTTGTTGGTGTACTCGCAGACATTGACGAACGCAAGTATATCCAAGAATGTGAACAACACCATAAACAAATTTTGCAGATGATGGTAAACACTTCACCCCTCTCAACCATTTTACATGTAATGATTGGAGGCATTGAATCCATACACCACCGCCGTATTGGATGCAGTATTTTACTTTTTGATGAAACCATCACAAAACTAACACTTGGTGCGACATCCAAAGAGCTTCAAAACCTTAGTATGTCACTGATAAAGATGTCACAAAGCAACACTCCATTTTTGAATCATCTCATGCACCTTAAATCCGAACCTATCTTGCTCTGTGACATGAAAGATCAACAATGGTGTGCTGATGAAGAGTTTCAATGTTTTTTATCCGATGAAACACAAACATGTTGGATCAATCCTATTTTTTCAGCACTTAAAAAACCTCTTGGACTTTTAATCATTTGTTCTTTGCAACAGCAAAATCTTACGCCTAGAGAAATCAAACTTGTGGAAGATGAAGTTCAATTTATTGCCCTTGCAATTGATAAAAGTACCAGCGATTCCAAAGTGCAACTTGCTGCTAACGTTTTTACCCATGCAAAAGAGGGAATTATTATTACCGATCCACAAGGCATCATTCTTGAAGCAAATGAGGCGTTCATTCGCAACTCTGGTTTTGAAGCATCCGAGATCATTGGACATAACCCTCGCATCTTAAAATCAGGAAGACATGAAAACAGTTTTTATACACAAATGTGGCACAGTATTTTTACAAAAGGCAATTGGCAAGGGGAAATATGGAACCGTCGCAAAGATGGTAGTTTAACTGCCGAAATGTTAAACATTAGTGCCGTTAAAGACAGCGAAGGGGAAGTTCAACATTTTGTTGCACTCTTTACTGATATATCCACCATCAAAGAACATGAAAAAGCATTAGAACATCTTGCTCAGCATGATGTCTTAACTTCTCTTCCCAATCGTATTCTATTCTGGGATAGGCTTCATCAAGCTATTGCCGAAGCACAGCGCTATCATACTTATTTTGCTGTTGTCTATATTGATCTTGATGGCTTTAAAGGAGTCAACGATACCTATGGTCATAGCATTGGAGATGAGTTACTCATTATTGTGGCTGAGCGCATTACCAAACTGATTCGTCAGAATGAGACCATCGCTCGCTTAGGTGGCGACGAATTCGTAGCACTACTGACCCATCTTAAAGAGCCAAAAGAGTGCGAAGCCATTCTTGTCAGAATTTTAGAAACCATACAAGAGGTGATCGTCGTTAATGGGATTGATCTTTATATTTCGGCAAGCCTAGGTGTTAGTTTCTACCCTTGCGATACGCTTGAGGCAGATGAACTCATCTTGCAAGCAGACAAGGCTATGTATAGTGCCAAACAATTAGGAAAAAATAATTATAAATTTTTTAATGAAACAAAGACAGATTGA
- a CDS encoding methyl-accepting chemotaxis protein, protein MTIKLRLIISAFISSLVVILVIGVSFMTIQTVQIKGNLYEKIILSKDLLADILPPPEYILETRLVTYELLNSTPEQISTLKAKLDALKKDFTDRQSYWDQSNLESRMKNLVLKEIKNSALSYFDLTEKKFIPAIEKGNIQEARALLEGDLQKYYDIHRQYIDQLVIMANQQAEADENISNDALQKGFATMALTALIGIIILLAALGFTNTIILKNINRLKTIAASLASEQGDLSSRLPIESQDEIAQTSQNFNRLFDKFEQIVHLAQLEECKIKEAHTEINQHMAHSQLMISLTDLMSEGAIHGSTDIQQTMQTTIETLQNILQLNDKTSLVVKNVHQNTDQIIGAMEHIVERIDDTRKNADSVTHSTDEIAQVIALIKDISDQTNLLALNAAIEAARAGEHGRGFAVVADEVRKLAERTQKATAEVEATINILKQNAETMVESSESTEVYVKDSVLQVDLFRQALSELTDNADAIRQENLLISYDIFIELAKLDHIIFKLNAYNAIFHNEEKTTFRDHHQCRLGKWYEHGDGKKAFENVPSYALLASPHQNVHDKIYASLACIKNNNCVEKSEEILNNFKIVETKSKELFTILDHMVEEAKRG, encoded by the coding sequence ATGACGATTAAACTACGATTAATTATTTCTGCGTTCATTAGCTCCTTGGTGGTGATACTTGTTATTGGTGTCTCTTTTATGACGATTCAAACGGTACAAATCAAAGGTAACCTCTACGAAAAAATTATTCTTTCAAAAGACCTTTTAGCCGATATTCTCCCGCCTCCAGAGTACATCCTTGAAACTCGCCTTGTTACTTATGAGCTCCTGAATAGCACACCCGAACAGATTTCTACTCTTAAAGCCAAACTGGATGCCCTTAAAAAAGATTTTACCGATCGCCAAAGCTATTGGGATCAGAGTAATCTTGAATCACGTATGAAAAATTTGGTTTTAAAGGAGATTAAAAACTCAGCATTGAGTTATTTTGACCTTACTGAAAAAAAATTCATTCCTGCCATTGAAAAAGGCAATATACAAGAAGCACGAGCATTGTTAGAAGGCGATCTACAAAAATACTATGACATACATCGTCAATATATTGATCAACTTGTGATTATGGCAAATCAACAAGCTGAAGCCGATGAAAATATATCAAATGATGCCCTTCAAAAAGGCTTTGCGACAATGGCCTTGACTGCTTTAATTGGTATTATTATTTTGCTCGCAGCTTTAGGGTTTACCAACACCATTATTCTTAAAAATATCAACCGCCTTAAGACTATTGCTGCCTCATTGGCATCGGAACAAGGCGATCTCTCTAGCCGTTTACCTATAGAGTCACAAGATGAGATTGCTCAAACGTCCCAAAATTTTAATCGCCTTTTTGATAAATTTGAACAAATTGTTCATCTTGCTCAATTAGAAGAGTGTAAGATCAAAGAGGCTCACACTGAAATTAACCAACATATGGCTCATTCACAATTAATGATTTCATTAACCGATTTAATGAGTGAGGGAGCCATTCACGGAAGTACGGATATTCAACAAACGATGCAAACAACGATAGAAACATTACAAAATATTTTGCAACTCAATGATAAAACCTCTTTAGTCGTTAAAAATGTGCACCAAAATACCGATCAAATTATAGGCGCAATGGAACATATCGTTGAGAGAATTGATGATACGCGAAAAAATGCCGATAGTGTGACTCATAGTACCGACGAAATTGCACAGGTCATTGCCCTGATTAAAGATATTTCAGATCAAACCAATCTTCTTGCACTGAATGCTGCGATTGAGGCAGCGCGTGCAGGGGAACATGGTCGTGGCTTTGCGGTTGTTGCAGATGAAGTTCGAAAGCTTGCAGAACGTACTCAAAAAGCAACGGCAGAAGTGGAAGCCACGATCAATATTTTGAAGCAAAATGCCGAAACAATGGTAGAAAGTAGTGAAAGCACGGAAGTTTATGTCAAAGACTCTGTTTTACAAGTTGATCTCTTCAGGCAGGCTTTAAGTGAACTTACAGACAATGCCGATGCCATTCGCCAAGAAAATCTTCTTATCTCTTATGATATTTTCATTGAACTTGCTAAGCTTGATCATATTATTTTCAAACTTAACGCATACAACGCCATCTTCCATAATGAAGAAAAAACAACATTTAGGGATCATCACCAGTGCAGGTTAGGAAAATGGTATGAACATGGAGATGGCAAAAAAGCCTTTGAAAATGTCCCAAGTTATGCGCTCCTTGCATCACCGCATCAAAATGTTCATGATAAAATATATGCCTCATTAGCCTGTATTAAAAACAATAATTGTGTGGAAAAATCTGAGGAAATTCTAAATAATTTTAAAATTGTCGAGACAAAAAGTAAAGAGCTCTTCACAATTTTAGATCATATGGTAGAGGAAGCAAAGAGGGGCTAA